From Nicotiana tabacum cultivar K326 chromosome 22, ASM71507v2, whole genome shotgun sequence, one genomic window encodes:
- the LOC107796809 gene encoding uncharacterized protein LOC107796809 isoform X1 yields the protein MNGFQNGKNSNLDKPFPGCLGRMVNLFDLNSGVAGNRMLTDKPHGSLSRSQSDVVRAYPSEDQIEGKMIFSDLKRNSSNKKSNGTPMKKLIAQEMSKEINSCQNPPSVVAKLMGLDAFPMRRSVSAARSHFGGHSRSHTDSSFSYCQHENGSLMEEMHNVNQYAEQNEYKDVYEVWQPPTKINYVRSKSPQKAKDDETSIDKKVAFVRQKFIEAKCLSIDGKLRQSKEFQEALEVLSSNTDLFLKFLQEPNPMFSQHLHNLKSVPPPPETKRITVLKPSKMVDNSRFGESGNTNEKEMKRATQVGQGNRVDKSHCASSPPAAGWNIDENPAQPTRIVVLKPSPSKTHNCRAASSPPSASPRASETETKFVNIEDNEAEDSGEVAIGITQKMRENPGGHRRDETLLSSVSSNGYIGDESSFNKSENEYVAGNLSDSEVISPVSRHSWDYINRFGGPYSCSSVSRASYSPESSVSKEAKKRLSERWAMVASNGSCQEQRHLRRNSSTLGEMLALSDSKKAGGIEQESSKEEPRTSNSNSMSNSNCDEGLDQSPRNLSRSKSVPVSSAAFGTQLNVDVRGPDTGKNNLPKDTTKPRSTKLSLKNLLFSRNKKPSKDGVNHWQSSDEMQSGDKSSHCSAKVDKDKSEYLNVPGFECSSADVDKSPGKLFSQNLFGERDIISPEQVGLFVSKSLPSGNQCESQDQPSPISVLETTFEEDEHPAHISFGRTKPDHHGGELSVDPIRCNLIDKSPPIGSIARTLSWNDSCVDTASSVCLRPSASIQRTEEEEKEWFSFVQTLLTAAGLNEVQSDAFLLMWHSPESPLDPSLREKYVDLNEQDVLHEARRRRRRSIRKLVFDCVNAALMEIAGYGPDTCQRAIPYSGVSNNLPEGGAKLILVDQVWTRMKEWFSSEVKYLSDDGGDGNSLVVDGMVRKEVVGKGWLQYLRLELDNVGMEIERKLLEELVHESIVELTGRV from the exons ATGAATGGGTTTCAGAATGGTAAAAATAGCAATCTTGATAAACCTTTTCCAGGATGCTTGGGACGAATGGTGAACCTTTTCGATTTGAATTCTGGGGTGGCAGGAAACAGGATGCTTACAGATAAACCACATG GTTCTCTTTCAAGGAGCCAATCAGATGTTGTCAGGGCGTATCCTTCTGAGGATCAAATAGAGGGAAAAATG ATTTTTTCAGATTTGAAGAGAAACAGTTCAAACAAGAAATCAAATGGAACACCGATGAAGAAGCTTATAGCCCAAGAAATGTCCAAGGAAATAAACTCTTGTCAGAATCCACCTAGTGTTGTTGCCAAGTTGATGGGTCTTGATGCTTTTCCTATGCGGAGATCTGTTTCAGCTGCACGAAGTCATTTTGGAGGTCATTCACGAAGTCATACTGATTCCTCGTTCAGTTATTGCCAGCACGAAAATGGCTCCTTGATGGAAGAAATGCATAATGTTAATCAATATGCAGAGCAGAATGAATATAAGGATGTCTATGAAGTTTGGCAGCCACCCACGAAGATAAATTATGTGAGAAGCAAATCTCCCCAAAAGGCAAAAGACGATGAAACCAGTATTGACAAGAAGGTAGCTTTTGTTCGTCAGAAGTTCATTGAAGCTAAATGCCTCTCTATAGATGGAAAACTTCGCCAGTCTAAAGAATTCCAAGAAGCATTGGAGGTTTTAAGTTCCAACACAGATCTATTCCTCAAGTTTCTGCAAGAACCCAATCCTATGTTTTCGCAGCATTTACATAACTTGAAGTCTGTACCTCCTCCTCCTGAGACAAAGCGAATAACTGTTCTTAAACCATCAAAGATGGTGGATAATAGTAGATTTGGTGAATCAGGAAACACAAATGAAAAAGAGATGAAGAGAGCCACCCAGGTGGGTCAGGGAAACAGGGTAGACAAAAGCCACTGTGCGAGTTCCCCTCCTGCAGCAGGTTGGAATATTGACGAAAATCCTGCTCAACCGACAAGGATAGTGGTGTTGAAACCAAGCCCTAGCAAGACCCACAACTGCCGGGCTGCAAGTTCTCCACCTTCAGCATCACCAAGAGCATCAGAAACTGAAACGAAATTTGTGAACATAGAGGATAATGAAGCTGAGGACTCAGGAGAAGTGGCAATAGGCATTACACAGAAGATGCGAGAAAACCCTGGTGGACATAGAAGGGATGAAACCTTGCTTTCTTCTGTGTCTTCCAATGGCTACATTGGTGATGAGAGTTCATTTAACAAGTCTGAAAATGAGTATGTAGCAGGAAATCTCAGTGATTCAGAAGTCATATCACCAGTTTCTAGGCACTCTTGGGATTACATTAATAGATTTGGCGGCCCTTATTCTTGCTCCTCCGTGAGCCGTGCATCTTATTCCCCAGAATCTTCCGTTTCTAAAGAAGCCAAGAAGCGACTTTCAGAGAGATGGGCAATGGTGGCATCTAATGGAAGTTGTCAAGAACAAAGACATCTGCGCAGAAACTCCAGTACATTAGGCGAGATGCTTGCTCTTTCTGACTCGAAGAAGGCCGGAGGAATAGAGCAGGAAAGTAGCAaagaagaacccagaacttcAAATTCCAACTCGATGAGTAATTCCAACTGTGATGAAGGTTTGGATCAGTCACCTAGAAACCTCTCAAGGTCTAAATCTGTTCCTGTATCTTCTGCTGCATTTGGTACGCAGTTGAATGTGGATGTTCGAGGTCCTGATACAGGAAAAAACAACCTTCCCAAAGACACAACAAAGCCAAGAAGCACAAAACTGTCACTGAAAAATCTATTGTTCTCAAGGAACAAAAAACCAAGCAAAGACGGCGTGAACCATTGGCAATCCAGCGATGAAATGCAGTCTGGTGACAAGTCTTCACATTGTTCTGCAAAAGTTGACAAAGATAAAAGTGAATACCTTAATGTTCCAGGGTTTGAGTGCTCATCAGCTGACGTTGATAAATCACCAGGCAAACTATTTTCCCAGAATTTGTTTGGCGAGCGGGACATAATCTCTCCTGAG CAGGTTGGGCTATTTGTATCAAAATCTTTGCCCTCGGGAAACCAGTGTGAGAGCCAGGACCAACCAAGTCCTATATCTGTTTTGGAGACAACATTTGAAGAGGATGAACATCCAGCACATATATCCTTTGGCAGGACTAAGCCAGATCATCATG GTGGTGAGTTGTCTGTTGACCCTATAAGGTGCAATCTGATTGACAAATCTCCTCCAATAGGATCAATTGCTCGTACTCTGTCATGGAATGATTCCTGTGTAGATACAGCCAGTTCAGTTTGTTTAAGACCGTCTGCATCCATTCAGCGAacagaggaagaagaaaaagaatggttCTCTTTTGTTCAAACATTATTAACGGCAGCTGGCCTTAATGAAGTGCAATCTGATGCATTCTTGTTGATGTGGCATTCGCCTGAAAGCCCTTTGGATCCATCGCTAAGAGAAAAATATGTTGATCTGAACGAGCAGGATGTACTACACGAGGCCAGGCGAAGACGAAGGAGATCAATCCGAAAACTTGTATTTGATTGTGTAAATGCAGCACTGATGGAAATTGCAGGATATGGGCCAGACACTTGCCAAAGAGCCATACCTTATAGTGGGGTCAGTAATAATCTCCCAGAAGGAGGAGCTAAATTGATATTGGTAGACCAGGTGTGGACCCGAATGAAGGAATGGTTTTCGAGCGAGGTGAAATATCTCTCCGATGATGGTGGGGATGGAAACAGCCTGGTGGTGGATGGAATGGTGAGGAAGGAGGTAGTGGGGAAGGGGTGGCTTCAATATTTGAGATTAGAATTAGATAATGTAGGAATGGAAATTGAAAGGAAGTTGCTGGAAGAGCTTGTGCATGAATCCATCGTTGAATTGACAGGTAGAGTGTGA
- the LOC107796809 gene encoding uncharacterized protein LOC107796809 isoform X2 encodes MNGFQNGKNSNLDKPFPGCLGRMVNLFDLNSGVAGNRMLTDKPHGSLSRSQSDVVRAYPSEDQIEGKMIFSDLKRNSSNKKSNGTPMKKLIAQEMSKEINSCQNPPSVVAKLMGLDAFPMRRSVSAARSHFGGHSRSHTDSSFSYCQHENGSLMEEMHNVNQYAEQNEYKDVYEVWQPPTKINYVRSKSPQKAKDDETSIDKKVAFVRQKFIEAKCLSIDGKLRQSKEFQEALEVLSSNTDLFLKFLQEPNPMFSQHLHNLKSVPPPPETKRITVLKPSKMVDNSRFGESGNTNEKEMKRATQVGQGNRVDKSHCASSPPAAGWNIDENPAQPTRIVVLKPSPSKTHNCRAASSPPSASPRASETETKFVNIEDNEAEDSGEVAIGITQKMRENPGGHRRDETLLSSVSSNGYIGDESSFNKSENEYVAGNLSDSEVISPVSRHSWDYINRFGGPYSCSSVSRASYSPESSVSKEAKKRLSERWAMVASNGSCQEQRHLRRNSSTLGEMLALSDSKKAGGIEQESSKEEPRTSNSNSMSNSNCDEGLDQSPRNLSRSKSVPVSSAAFGTQLNVDVRGPDTGKNNLPKDTTKPRSTKLSLKNLLFSRNKKPSKDGVNHWQSSDEMQSGDKSSHCSAKVDKDKSEYLNVPGFECSSADVDKSPGKLFSQNLFGERDIISPEVGLFVSKSLPSGNQCESQDQPSPISVLETTFEEDEHPAHISFGRTKPDHHGGELSVDPIRCNLIDKSPPIGSIARTLSWNDSCVDTASSVCLRPSASIQRTEEEEKEWFSFVQTLLTAAGLNEVQSDAFLLMWHSPESPLDPSLREKYVDLNEQDVLHEARRRRRRSIRKLVFDCVNAALMEIAGYGPDTCQRAIPYSGVSNNLPEGGAKLILVDQVWTRMKEWFSSEVKYLSDDGGDGNSLVVDGMVRKEVVGKGWLQYLRLELDNVGMEIERKLLEELVHESIVELTGRV; translated from the exons ATGAATGGGTTTCAGAATGGTAAAAATAGCAATCTTGATAAACCTTTTCCAGGATGCTTGGGACGAATGGTGAACCTTTTCGATTTGAATTCTGGGGTGGCAGGAAACAGGATGCTTACAGATAAACCACATG GTTCTCTTTCAAGGAGCCAATCAGATGTTGTCAGGGCGTATCCTTCTGAGGATCAAATAGAGGGAAAAATG ATTTTTTCAGATTTGAAGAGAAACAGTTCAAACAAGAAATCAAATGGAACACCGATGAAGAAGCTTATAGCCCAAGAAATGTCCAAGGAAATAAACTCTTGTCAGAATCCACCTAGTGTTGTTGCCAAGTTGATGGGTCTTGATGCTTTTCCTATGCGGAGATCTGTTTCAGCTGCACGAAGTCATTTTGGAGGTCATTCACGAAGTCATACTGATTCCTCGTTCAGTTATTGCCAGCACGAAAATGGCTCCTTGATGGAAGAAATGCATAATGTTAATCAATATGCAGAGCAGAATGAATATAAGGATGTCTATGAAGTTTGGCAGCCACCCACGAAGATAAATTATGTGAGAAGCAAATCTCCCCAAAAGGCAAAAGACGATGAAACCAGTATTGACAAGAAGGTAGCTTTTGTTCGTCAGAAGTTCATTGAAGCTAAATGCCTCTCTATAGATGGAAAACTTCGCCAGTCTAAAGAATTCCAAGAAGCATTGGAGGTTTTAAGTTCCAACACAGATCTATTCCTCAAGTTTCTGCAAGAACCCAATCCTATGTTTTCGCAGCATTTACATAACTTGAAGTCTGTACCTCCTCCTCCTGAGACAAAGCGAATAACTGTTCTTAAACCATCAAAGATGGTGGATAATAGTAGATTTGGTGAATCAGGAAACACAAATGAAAAAGAGATGAAGAGAGCCACCCAGGTGGGTCAGGGAAACAGGGTAGACAAAAGCCACTGTGCGAGTTCCCCTCCTGCAGCAGGTTGGAATATTGACGAAAATCCTGCTCAACCGACAAGGATAGTGGTGTTGAAACCAAGCCCTAGCAAGACCCACAACTGCCGGGCTGCAAGTTCTCCACCTTCAGCATCACCAAGAGCATCAGAAACTGAAACGAAATTTGTGAACATAGAGGATAATGAAGCTGAGGACTCAGGAGAAGTGGCAATAGGCATTACACAGAAGATGCGAGAAAACCCTGGTGGACATAGAAGGGATGAAACCTTGCTTTCTTCTGTGTCTTCCAATGGCTACATTGGTGATGAGAGTTCATTTAACAAGTCTGAAAATGAGTATGTAGCAGGAAATCTCAGTGATTCAGAAGTCATATCACCAGTTTCTAGGCACTCTTGGGATTACATTAATAGATTTGGCGGCCCTTATTCTTGCTCCTCCGTGAGCCGTGCATCTTATTCCCCAGAATCTTCCGTTTCTAAAGAAGCCAAGAAGCGACTTTCAGAGAGATGGGCAATGGTGGCATCTAATGGAAGTTGTCAAGAACAAAGACATCTGCGCAGAAACTCCAGTACATTAGGCGAGATGCTTGCTCTTTCTGACTCGAAGAAGGCCGGAGGAATAGAGCAGGAAAGTAGCAaagaagaacccagaacttcAAATTCCAACTCGATGAGTAATTCCAACTGTGATGAAGGTTTGGATCAGTCACCTAGAAACCTCTCAAGGTCTAAATCTGTTCCTGTATCTTCTGCTGCATTTGGTACGCAGTTGAATGTGGATGTTCGAGGTCCTGATACAGGAAAAAACAACCTTCCCAAAGACACAACAAAGCCAAGAAGCACAAAACTGTCACTGAAAAATCTATTGTTCTCAAGGAACAAAAAACCAAGCAAAGACGGCGTGAACCATTGGCAATCCAGCGATGAAATGCAGTCTGGTGACAAGTCTTCACATTGTTCTGCAAAAGTTGACAAAGATAAAAGTGAATACCTTAATGTTCCAGGGTTTGAGTGCTCATCAGCTGACGTTGATAAATCACCAGGCAAACTATTTTCCCAGAATTTGTTTGGCGAGCGGGACATAATCTCTCCTGAG GTTGGGCTATTTGTATCAAAATCTTTGCCCTCGGGAAACCAGTGTGAGAGCCAGGACCAACCAAGTCCTATATCTGTTTTGGAGACAACATTTGAAGAGGATGAACATCCAGCACATATATCCTTTGGCAGGACTAAGCCAGATCATCATG GTGGTGAGTTGTCTGTTGACCCTATAAGGTGCAATCTGATTGACAAATCTCCTCCAATAGGATCAATTGCTCGTACTCTGTCATGGAATGATTCCTGTGTAGATACAGCCAGTTCAGTTTGTTTAAGACCGTCTGCATCCATTCAGCGAacagaggaagaagaaaaagaatggttCTCTTTTGTTCAAACATTATTAACGGCAGCTGGCCTTAATGAAGTGCAATCTGATGCATTCTTGTTGATGTGGCATTCGCCTGAAAGCCCTTTGGATCCATCGCTAAGAGAAAAATATGTTGATCTGAACGAGCAGGATGTACTACACGAGGCCAGGCGAAGACGAAGGAGATCAATCCGAAAACTTGTATTTGATTGTGTAAATGCAGCACTGATGGAAATTGCAGGATATGGGCCAGACACTTGCCAAAGAGCCATACCTTATAGTGGGGTCAGTAATAATCTCCCAGAAGGAGGAGCTAAATTGATATTGGTAGACCAGGTGTGGACCCGAATGAAGGAATGGTTTTCGAGCGAGGTGAAATATCTCTCCGATGATGGTGGGGATGGAAACAGCCTGGTGGTGGATGGAATGGTGAGGAAGGAGGTAGTGGGGAAGGGGTGGCTTCAATATTTGAGATTAGAATTAGATAATGTAGGAATGGAAATTGAAAGGAAGTTGCTGGAAGAGCTTGTGCATGAATCCATCGTTGAATTGACAGGTAGAGTGTGA